A DNA window from Chloroflexota bacterium contains the following coding sequences:
- a CDS encoding sugar transferase: EFDERLRMDITYIERRCLRLDIQIFVRTLFSVLQQEGAY, from the coding sequence GAATTTGATGAGCGCCTGCGGATGGATATCACGTATATCGAGCGACGTTGCTTGCGGTTGGATATTCAAATATTCGTTCGCACGCTTTTTTCGGTTCTTCAGCAAGAAGGCGCTTATTGA
- a CDS encoding diguanylate cyclase: MEFRLYLQMLRRSWWIIFLTAFSALIIALGFVYFATPIYRASTLLIVSPNIEAIGDENQYQIVSSLVALDKRSIVGTYAEILNSGTVYNNTLTKMGLGIESMIDYEYFTVVLPDANILELAVEGPNPATVTVLANSLSQSAVEYISDLYTVYDIDILDAATQPIKPVRPQPVRDAALAFTLGLLLGAVLAIVREQLRTPLEALLERTQVDGISQAYNRRYFTDQLDSLTGKSPDILVALGLVKLDGLSNYLTVLPQPVIQQLLRQITAIMRKELRGNDIIGRWDDVTFSIMLPDTPGKAAYSTLGRVQMALSTPMRFSHDGEVILLSPKVGIGERLQGDGATVLVERAEGALDEAEHDESGLILFKTRALIGF, from the coding sequence ATGGAATTTCGCCTTTATCTCCAAATGCTCCGGCGTAGTTGGTGGATAATTTTTTTAACTGCCTTTTCTGCGTTGATCATTGCGCTCGGGTTTGTCTATTTCGCAACCCCCATCTACCGCGCCTCTACGCTGCTCATCGTCAGCCCCAATATTGAAGCCATCGGGGATGAAAATCAATACCAGATCGTTAGCAGCCTGGTCGCGTTGGACAAACGCTCAATTGTAGGCACATACGCTGAAATTCTGAATAGCGGAACAGTCTACAATAACACGCTTACAAAAATGGGCCTCGGCATTGAAAGTATGATCGACTATGAATACTTTACGGTGGTGCTTCCGGATGCCAATATTCTTGAGCTCGCCGTGGAGGGGCCGAATCCGGCAACCGTAACTGTGCTTGCCAATAGCCTCAGCCAGAGTGCGGTTGAATATATTTCTGATCTCTACACAGTTTACGATATTGATATTCTGGATGCAGCCACGCAACCCATAAAGCCAGTCCGCCCACAGCCTGTGCGCGATGCTGCCCTGGCTTTCACATTGGGCCTATTGCTTGGCGCCGTGCTGGCTATTGTTCGAGAACAGTTACGCACACCCCTGGAAGCGCTACTGGAACGGACACAGGTTGACGGCATCTCCCAGGCATATAACCGCCGCTATTTCACCGATCAGCTTGATTCGCTCACGGGAAAATCTCCCGATATCCTGGTTGCACTGGGGCTGGTTAAGCTAGATGGCCTGAGCAACTATTTGACAGTTCTGCCGCAGCCGGTCATTCAACAACTATTGCGCCAAATTACCGCAATCATGCGAAAAGAATTACGCGGAAATGATATTATCGGCCGTTGGGATGATGTTACCTTCTCAATTATGTTGCCAGACACACCCGGAAAAGCAGCATATAGCACGCTTGGCCGCGTCCAGATGGCGCTCTCGACCCCCATGCGTTTTAGCCATGATGGCGAGGTGATATTACTTAGCCCCAAGGTTGGCATTGGGGAACGCCTACAAGGCGACGGAGCTACGGTTCTCGTTGAACGCGCCGAAGGCGCTCTAGATGAAGCGGAACACGATGAAAGTGGTTTGATCTTGTTTAAGACGCGCGCATTGATCGGGTTCTAG
- a CDS encoding lipopolysaccharide biosynthesis protein, protein MTSEADTRSAFVKKKAIQGTFWSYLSFIIGKLLSFATTIILARLLLPEEFGLVGYATVVIDYLDVLNTLGMGTAIISRKDRIEEASNIAFYSSTILSIVLYLLAWVAAPFAAAYFSEPAVTPLLRVIALTLPIYALGAIPGAHIQKNLRFKIKIIPDFSRSFSKGLVSVVLAWAGFGVWSLIWGQIVSAFIVVILNWILGKWRPTRVFDRQVSKEMLTFGGHIVAIGFIGVLLNNVDYLIVGRVLGAAALGYYTLAYRMPELVIRTINLGVDRVAHPILSTLQWDQEQLRSVYRNYLRYTSLAILPAGVGLAILSAPIIRIFYSSEWLASIPVMRWIAIAVMVGALGHIPGVLYKAINRPDILNKLALIKLPLTIAILWYGSRWGIVGVALGHVLLAFIKVTLDTVVAGRFVNFGLWQVFKTISPAFWGAIIMGAAILPLHLIPNFSDIPKLITAIILGAGVFIAIVYWLDPTLIHKSKSMLRGVFQK, encoded by the coding sequence ATGACATCGGAAGCTGACACGCGTTCGGCCTTTGTAAAGAAAAAAGCCATACAGGGGACATTTTGGTCATATCTTTCTTTTATCATCGGTAAACTGCTCTCTTTCGCCACGACCATCATTTTGGCGCGCTTGTTGCTGCCCGAAGAATTTGGTCTGGTCGGCTACGCCACTGTTGTGATCGATTATCTCGATGTACTCAATACGCTGGGCATGGGCACCGCCATCATTTCCCGCAAAGATCGCATTGAAGAAGCCTCCAATATCGCTTTTTACAGCAGCACAATTCTGAGCATTGTGCTCTATCTCCTTGCCTGGGTGGCAGCCCCCTTCGCAGCCGCCTATTTTAGCGAACCAGCAGTAACGCCGCTATTGCGCGTGATTGCACTCACCCTGCCAATTTACGCGCTCGGCGCGATCCCCGGAGCGCATATCCAAAAGAATTTGCGCTTCAAAATCAAAATCATCCCCGATTTCAGCCGAAGTTTTAGTAAAGGGCTGGTATCGGTTGTGCTCGCCTGGGCTGGTTTTGGCGTTTGGAGTCTGATCTGGGGGCAAATTGTCAGCGCTTTTATCGTTGTCATTCTGAATTGGATCTTGGGCAAATGGCGGCCTACGCGCGTCTTCGATCGCCAGGTATCCAAAGAAATGCTCACTTTCGGCGGACATATTGTGGCCATCGGTTTTATCGGTGTGCTGCTCAACAATGTAGACTATTTGATAGTAGGCCGGGTATTGGGTGCTGCAGCATTGGGCTACTACACGCTGGCCTACCGCATGCCCGAATTGGTGATCCGCACCATCAACCTGGGTGTAGACCGGGTTGCCCACCCCATTCTCTCAACCCTGCAGTGGGATCAAGAACAACTACGCAGCGTTTACCGCAATTACCTGCGTTATACATCGCTGGCAATTCTGCCTGCGGGCGTGGGGCTGGCAATCCTTTCAGCTCCCATTATTCGCATATTCTATTCCAGCGAATGGCTTGCCTCGATTCCTGTTATGCGCTGGATCGCCATCGCCGTAATGGTTGGCGCGCTGGGGCATATTCCCGGCGTGCTCTACAAAGCCATCAACCGGCCCGATATTCTAAACAAATTGGCCCTCATCAAACTGCCGCTAACCATCGCGATATTATGGTACGGCTCGCGCTGGGGTATTGTTGGTGTCGCGCTGGGGCATGTGCTGCTGGCCTTTATTAAAGTCACCCTCGATACGGTGGTCGCCGGGCGCTTCGTCAATTTCGGCTTGTGGCAGGTATTCAAAACCATCTCGCCCGCGTTTTGGGGCGCCATCATCATGGGGGCTGCCATCCTGCCGTTGCATCTAATCCCCAATTTTTCCGATATTCCCAAACTCATCACAGCCATAATTCTTGGGGCGGGTGTTTTTATCGCGATTGTTTACTGGCTTGACCCAACTTTGATTCACAAGAGCAAATCCATGTTACGCGGCGTATTTCAGAAATAA
- a CDS encoding glycosyltransferase, which translates to MRRLDHPRVSAIITTYNCQAFISDAITSVLSQTRPVDEFIIVDDGSTDATRTVIQRFSGYGIQLITQENQGPGAARNTGIRASSGDLIAFLDCDDIWLPHKTQVQADYLKGWPRDSLVGAHSWWWNTYSDVWTVKRRGIPRGKDKAPEILIHNFVGNPSATLFRRELFEQVGIFDESLHWGEDWELWMRILQQLEMGFIPEPLIIYRWHSGNISHERMWERFTYLENIALTQIGAYPHRIQRLFLQGRAKARWALERSWHLRSRNAPRIRRLGYLGRAFLYSPFEQLGEKFKLLISTVLGTTKYRALQDLMARRGSGKSAARADKDLNKPDCRTLLKPAPGLSYSFCSPEKAE; encoded by the coding sequence GTGAGACGGTTAGATCATCCCCGCGTGAGTGCGATCATCACCACCTATAACTGCCAGGCATTCATCAGCGACGCGATTACCAGCGTACTTTCGCAAACGCGGCCCGTCGATGAATTCATCATCGTCGATGACGGTTCCACCGATGCCACGCGCACCGTCATCCAGCGTTTCTCTGGTTACGGTATCCAACTCATCACGCAAGAAAATCAGGGGCCGGGCGCGGCGCGCAATACCGGCATCCGGGCTTCCAGCGGGGATCTGATCGCCTTTTTGGATTGCGACGACATCTGGCTGCCCCATAAAACGCAGGTTCAGGCGGATTATTTAAAAGGATGGCCGCGGGACTCGCTCGTAGGTGCCCATAGCTGGTGGTGGAATACCTACTCCGATGTGTGGACTGTAAAACGACGCGGCATCCCTCGAGGCAAAGACAAAGCCCCGGAGATTCTGATCCACAACTTTGTCGGCAACCCGTCGGCCACCCTGTTCCGCCGCGAACTCTTCGAGCAGGTCGGCATCTTCGATGAATCCCTGCACTGGGGCGAAGATTGGGAACTGTGGATGCGCATCCTGCAACAGCTTGAGATGGGTTTCATCCCCGAACCGCTCATTATCTACCGCTGGCATAGCGGCAATATTTCACACGAACGCATGTGGGAGCGCTTCACTTATCTGGAAAATATCGCCCTGACGCAAATTGGGGCATATCCTCATCGAATCCAACGCCTGTTTCTGCAAGGACGAGCCAAAGCGCGCTGGGCGCTGGAGCGAAGCTGGCATCTGCGTTCCCGTAACGCGCCGCGTATCAGGCGGCTTGGCTATCTCGGACGTGCTTTCTTATATTCCCCCTTTGAACAACTCGGCGAAAAATTTAAATTGCTCATCTCGACTGTCCTCGGCACAACAAAGTATCGCGCGCTGCAAGATTTGATGGCGCGGCGCGGATCAGGCAAATCCGCCGCGCGGGCCGACAAAGACCTAAATAAACCGGATTGCCGGACGTTGCTCAAGCCCGCGCCAGGCCTGTCGTATTCATTCTGTTCACCCGAGAAAGCCGAATAA
- a CDS encoding glycosyltransferase — protein sequence MYIAHMIDSLTVGGAQTLILTFAKALREINTESSIQHKFAVINLGYSTIQKSLEDQGAVVFTLESDRLISPKENLALLGILRREKFDAVHSHLTRSNILGAVLGSLMGIPSVCTLHSTSEDPRHHNPKRYQLETWALQNFAHKVFAVGHSVAQVHQARFQSKTIEILLNPVDEIPEIAPKARLRLRAALSGDARRPLIIAVGRLLPPKGYQDLISAFAILRKTHPEAFLAIAGKGFLQDDLAQQIERSGLHGHARLLGNREDVPALLKAADIFASSSHWEGLPLAILEAMSAGLPIVATDVGDIAHIVNAQRGLVVPPHKPKAIADALAQLLSDPDQRRAFGKAGMVYVAREHNALAWTQYLLDTYEAIQYDRSVRNLLR from the coding sequence ATGTATATCGCCCACATGATCGACAGCCTGACGGTGGGGGGCGCGCAAACGCTAATTCTTACGTTCGCCAAAGCTTTAAGGGAAATCAATACCGAAAGTTCTATCCAGCACAAGTTTGCCGTCATCAATCTGGGTTATTCCACCATCCAAAAAAGCCTCGAAGACCAGGGAGCGGTTGTCTTTACGCTGGAAAGTGATCGCTTGATCAGCCCCAAAGAAAACCTGGCCTTATTGGGCATTTTACGGCGCGAAAAATTTGATGCGGTCCACTCCCATCTGACGCGCTCAAATATCCTGGGCGCTGTGCTCGGATCGCTGATGGGAATCCCATCGGTTTGCACATTGCACTCAACCAGCGAAGATCCGCGTCATCATAACCCCAAACGATATCAACTGGAAACCTGGGCCTTACAAAATTTTGCGCACAAAGTTTTTGCTGTGGGGCATTCGGTGGCGCAGGTGCATCAGGCCAGGTTCCAGTCCAAAACGATTGAAATTCTACTTAACCCTGTCGATGAGATTCCAGAGATTGCGCCCAAGGCGCGCCTCCGGTTGCGCGCGGCATTATCCGGTGATGCCCGACGCCCGCTGATTATCGCCGTAGGGCGTTTACTACCACCAAAAGGTTATCAAGATTTAATATCTGCTTTTGCAATTCTGCGAAAAACACACCCGGAGGCTTTTCTGGCGATTGCTGGCAAAGGGTTCCTGCAAGACGATCTGGCGCAACAGATTGAGCGCAGCGGCTTACACGGCCACGCCCGGCTGCTAGGCAACCGCGAGGATGTGCCCGCGCTGTTGAAAGCCGCCGATATTTTTGCCAGTTCTTCGCATTGGGAGGGCCTGCCCCTGGCAATCCTGGAGGCTATGTCCGCGGGTTTGCCGATTGTTGCCACCGATGTCGGTGATATTGCCCACATCGTGAACGCGCAACGCGGATTGGTCGTGCCCCCTCACAAACCCAAAGCTATCGCAGATGCACTCGCCCAATTATTATCCGACCCCGATCAAAGGCGCGCATTCGGCAAAGCTGGCATGGTTTACGTTGCCCGTGAGCACAATGCCCTGGCATGGACACAATACCTGCTTGACACATACGAAGCCATCCAATACGATCGAAGCGTCCGCAATTTATTGCGGTAA
- a CDS encoding glycosyltransferase family 4 protein, producing MKENLSVVMLVNEFPPLKVGGGERQAEQLSMQLVRQGLIVGVITRGTQGLPDYETRDGFWVQRIQPRGAGKLKSLSFLFGTMRQLWQRRSDYHIIHAHLAFTPAIAAALTGKLLRKPVIVKFGNSGEFGDVQVSQATRRGRVKLALLRRWGKRFIALDQAMHAELLNAGFDPQRVQRMDNGVDAVQFQPADDRQFHKAELGLSGKTVLLFIGRLEAQKSLPLLIESFHTLSQSRPKVFLLLVGDGPDRPALAAQILALGLREQVRFVGNIRDVRPYLAASDIFVLPSVSEGMSNALLEAMSSGLACVVTRVGNAAEMLQNGACGVLVEPGNPHNLSGAFNMLLQNPKRLHTFGQKARQRVEEHYAIQIVGRKYQALYEELLHANSVFH from the coding sequence ATGAAAGAAAACCTCAGCGTTGTGATGCTGGTCAATGAATTCCCGCCGCTCAAGGTTGGCGGCGGCGAACGACAGGCCGAACAACTTTCCATGCAACTGGTCAGGCAGGGGCTTATCGTCGGCGTGATCACTCGCGGCACGCAAGGCTTGCCAGATTATGAAACGCGCGACGGTTTTTGGGTGCAACGCATCCAGCCGCGCGGCGCGGGTAAGCTAAAATCGCTCAGTTTTTTGTTTGGAACTATGCGACAGCTCTGGCAGCGGCGCAGCGACTATCATATTATCCATGCGCACCTCGCCTTCACCCCGGCGATTGCTGCCGCGCTTACCGGAAAACTGCTGCGCAAACCGGTGATCGTCAAATTTGGCAACAGCGGCGAATTCGGTGACGTACAGGTTTCACAAGCCACGCGCCGCGGGCGCGTCAAACTAGCCTTGTTGCGGCGTTGGGGCAAGCGTTTTATCGCCCTGGATCAAGCCATGCACGCTGAATTATTGAACGCCGGTTTTGACCCTCAACGCGTGCAGCGCATGGACAACGGCGTTGATGCCGTGCAATTCCAACCCGCAGATGATCGCCAATTCCATAAAGCTGAACTCGGTCTGAGCGGGAAAACTGTGTTGCTTTTTATTGGCCGTCTTGAGGCGCAAAAATCGCTGCCATTGCTGATCGAGAGCTTCCACACGCTGTCGCAATCCCGCCCCAAAGTTTTTTTACTGCTGGTCGGTGACGGCCCCGACCGCCCGGCGCTGGCCGCGCAAATCTTGGCATTGGGATTGCGCGAGCAGGTGCGCTTCGTCGGCAACATCCGTGATGTGCGCCCGTATCTGGCCGCCAGCGATATTTTTGTACTGCCCTCCGTCTCAGAAGGCATGTCAAACGCGCTGCTAGAAGCCATGTCGAGCGGGTTGGCCTGCGTAGTCACCCGCGTTGGCAACGCCGCCGAAATGCTGCAAAATGGCGCCTGCGGCGTGCTGGTCGAACCAGGCAATCCGCACAATCTCAGCGGCGCATTCAACATGCTGCTCCAAAATCCAAAACGCTTACACACATTCGGCCAGAAAGCGCGCCAGCGCGTCGAAGAGCATTATGCCATCCAGATTGTCGGGCGCAAATACCAGGCGCTGTATGAAGAGTTGCTCCATGCGAATTCTGTATTTCATTGA
- a CDS encoding glycosyltransferase encodes MRILYFIDSLKVGGAEVLLRNLATGVLAAGHEIHIGYCTPGPLENDFQRMGINLYRLPHRWRVDPRLLLRMYQLVRRLRPDVVHTHLFKSDLHGRLAGRMGNAGRVISTLHSTDPWAAKFPLGRIYGATARFADILIAVSDEVKAYHIRMTGVPPEKIISIANGIDIQRFAARPKVGSHFRAQYNIPRDALLLGAVGRLVPDKGHSDFLRAAALIAESHPRVWFMLVGDGPLRASLERQTEAAGIRPRVVFTGLIEEIPAAMQALDILVFSSLREGLPLTLLEGMAASKPVVATQVGGIGGVLKNGVSGWLVPAGDASALAHACLRLIEAPVQIAQMGKAAQQCVEVEYTLERMVAQTLQLYTKTL; translated from the coding sequence ATGCGAATTCTGTATTTCATTGACAGCCTTAAAGTCGGCGGAGCAGAGGTTTTGCTGCGCAATTTGGCTACAGGCGTGCTCGCGGCGGGACACGAAATCCATATAGGTTATTGCACCCCCGGCCCGCTGGAGAACGACTTCCAGCGCATGGGCATCAACCTTTATCGCCTGCCGCACCGGTGGCGGGTTGATCCGCGCTTGTTGCTGCGCATGTACCAACTTGTACGCCGTCTCCGTCCGGATGTCGTTCACACCCACCTCTTCAAGAGCGATCTCCACGGGCGGCTGGCGGGGCGCATGGGCAACGCAGGGCGGGTTATTTCCACATTGCATAGCACAGACCCCTGGGCGGCAAAATTTCCGCTGGGGCGCATCTACGGCGCCACGGCGCGCTTTGCCGATATTTTGATAGCCGTTTCAGATGAGGTCAAAGCGTATCACATCCGCATGACAGGCGTGCCGCCGGAAAAAATTATCAGCATTGCGAATGGAATTGATATACAGAGATTCGCCGCGCGGCCCAAAGTGGGCAGCCATTTTCGGGCGCAGTATAATATCCCGCGGGACGCGTTGCTCCTGGGGGCGGTCGGGAGGCTGGTCCCCGACAAAGGGCACAGCGATTTCTTACGAGCCGCGGCCCTAATTGCGGAATCACACCCCCGAGTTTGGTTCATGTTAGTTGGGGATGGACCACTCCGAGCGAGTCTTGAACGTCAAACTGAGGCAGCAGGTATCCGCCCCCGGGTAGTGTTCACCGGTCTCATCGAAGAGATTCCCGCCGCCATGCAAGCCCTGGATATACTCGTCTTCTCTTCCCTGCGCGAAGGTCTGCCGCTAACCCTGCTCGAAGGCATGGCGGCCTCCAAGCCGGTTGTCGCAACCCAGGTCGGCGGCATCGGCGGCGTGCTAAAAAACGGCGTGAGCGGCTGGCTGGTGCCCGCTGGCGACGCGTCTGCATTGGCTCATGCTTGCCTGCGTCTGATTGAAGCCCCGGTGCAAATCGCCCAGATGGGCAAAGCGGCGCAACAGTGCGTCGAGGTCGAGTACACGCTGGAGCGCATGGTCGCGCAAACGCTGCAACTTTACACGAAAACCCTATGA
- a CDS encoding glycosyltransferase family 4 protein produces the protein MTPKKIRVFEIGKSTAGVGEYLRWLAAGLDKTQFALTFACMSEGGDALAAKLAQIEGVTAFSIPMNRYKIAPLSDLRALLRLRREIRRGNFDLIHAHASKPGFMARLAAIGTGIPAIYSPHCFAFHAGAHSLAARGIAFFERGAARWLTSKIIAVAHAEVVLAQRYRVGSTEQFITIHSGIDTAPFDIPVQKAAARDDLNIPPDVPLVGAVGRMSRQKNPLLFVQAAALIHARLPQAHFIWVGDGPLMAAAKSLAVESGLTKILHFPGKRNDIPELLGALDLFVLPSDWEAFPLTILEAMAARLPVVATDVMGIPEIVIPGKTGLLVPPNDAPALANAIIQLLANPNHAKIMGECGRQHVESAFSRQQMIRSIAEAYQRTVA, from the coding sequence ATGACCCCAAAGAAAATTCGCGTTTTTGAAATCGGGAAATCGACTGCCGGTGTAGGCGAGTATTTGCGCTGGCTGGCAGCGGGATTGGACAAAACCCAATTTGCGTTAACATTCGCCTGCATGTCCGAAGGTGGAGATGCTTTGGCCGCGAAGTTGGCGCAAATCGAGGGCGTGACAGCTTTCAGCATCCCCATGAATCGTTACAAAATCGCTCCGCTCTCCGACTTGCGTGCTTTGCTGCGCTTGAGGCGCGAGATACGGAGAGGCAATTTTGATTTGATCCATGCCCATGCCTCCAAGCCGGGGTTTATGGCGCGGTTGGCGGCGATTGGCACAGGCATTCCGGCGATCTATTCTCCGCATTGTTTCGCATTTCACGCGGGCGCGCATTCGCTCGCGGCGCGGGGAATCGCGTTTTTTGAGCGCGGCGCGGCACGCTGGCTGACCAGTAAAATCATTGCCGTGGCGCACGCTGAAGTTGTGTTAGCCCAACGCTATCGGGTCGGCAGCACAGAACAGTTCATCACCATTCATAGCGGCATTGACACAGCTCCCTTTGATATCCCGGTGCAAAAAGCTGCTGCGCGAGACGACCTGAATATTCCACCGGATGTGCCGCTGGTCGGCGCGGTGGGGCGCATGAGTCGGCAAAAAAATCCCTTGCTCTTTGTTCAGGCTGCAGCGTTAATTCACGCCCGGCTTCCCCAGGCTCATTTCATCTGGGTTGGCGACGGCCCGCTGATGGCCGCCGCAAAATCGCTGGCAGTTGAGTCTGGGTTGACAAAAATCCTGCACTTCCCCGGAAAGCGTAACGATATTCCTGAGCTGCTGGGCGCGTTAGATTTATTTGTGTTACCATCAGATTGGGAAGCATTCCCACTGACCATCCTTGAAGCCATGGCTGCCCGCCTGCCGGTGGTAGCCACCGACGTAATGGGTATTCCCGAAATTGTAATTCCCGGTAAAACCGGGCTGCTCGTCCCACCAAATGATGCCCCTGCCCTTGCAAATGCCATCATACAACTATTGGCCAACCCCAACCACGCCAAAATCATGGGCGAATGTGGTCGCCAGCACGTGGAAAGCGCATTTTCACGCCAACAAATGATCCGAAGTATCGCAGAAGCGTACCAAAGGACTGTTGCATAA